In Chanodichthys erythropterus isolate Z2021 chromosome 7, ASM2448905v1, whole genome shotgun sequence, a genomic segment contains:
- the esrrd gene encoding estrogen-related receptor gamma yields the protein MEFCLSENFQFLNQHNLLDPSTSDDPPSPTDAPVKADPLSPSFGLDSSATPFSPGSTSDSSGYSVFSRNPSLNPDSPVSSSSISSSSAPALFHPVGHTESLLSCDYIPSLNPGPKRLCLVCGDFASGYHYGVASCEACKAFFKRTIQGNIEYSCPVVNDCEITKRRRKSCQACRFQKCLRAGMMREGVRMDRVRGGRQKYKRRVDSALSLFTKTPYAHPSKSIRNKVISQLLVSEPAPLRAAPDPSTPDSDLKTLLTLCDLLNRELLVMIGWAKHIPGFTGLSLVDQMALLQSGWMETLVLNVVWRSQGSADELQFAENLRLNESQSRAAGLHDLYTALRHLTSKYQQMGLNQEEMLTLKAMSLANSDAENVEGADAVQCFQDALHEALQEYESGQRPSEPHRAGRLLMTLPLLRQTAHRAVRCFSRLHTEGHVPMHKLFLEMLDAKI from the exons ATGGAGTTTTGCCTGAGTGAGAACTTCCAGTTTCTAAACCAGCACAA CCTTTTAGATCCGTCCACATCTGATGACCCACCGTCCCCGACAGATGCACCGGTCAAAGCCGACCCGCTGAGCCCCTCGTTCGGCCTGGACAGCAGCGCGACCCCGTTCAGCCCCGGCAGCACGTCGGACAGCAGCGGCTACAGCGTGTTCTCCCGGAACCCGTCTCTGAACCCGGACTCCCCCGTCAGCTCCAGCTCCATCTCGAGCAGCAGCGCCCCGGCTCTCTTCCACCCCGTCGGTCACACAGAGTCCCTCCTCAGCTGCGACTACATCCCCTCGCTGAACCCCGGGCCCAAGCGCCTGTGTCTGGTCTGCGGGGACTTCGCGTCCGGCTACCACTACGGCGTGGCGTCCTGTGAGGCGTGCAAGGCCTTCTTCAAAAGAACCATTCAAG GAAACATTGAGTACAGCTGTCCTGTAGTGAATGACTGTGAGATCACCAAGAGACGGAGGAAGTCATGCCAAGCCTGCCGTTTCCAGAAGTGCCTGCGTGCCGGCATGATGAGAGAGG GTGTGCGCATGGACCGCGTGAGAGGAGGTCGACAGAAGTACAAGCGCAGAGTGGATTCAGCACTTTCTCTCTTCACCAAAACACCTTACGCACATCCAAGCAAATCAATCA GAAACAAAGTGATCTCTCAGCTGCTCGTGTCTGAACCGGCTCCTCTGAGAGCTGCCCCTGACCCCTCGACCCCTGACAGTGACCTTAAAACGCTGCTGACCTTATGTGACCTTTTAAACAGGGAGCTCCTGGTTATGATTGGCTGGGCAAAACACATACCAG GTTTCACTGGGCTCTCTTTGGTGGATCAGATGGCTTTGCTCCAGAGCGGCTGGATGGAGACGCTGGTGCTGAACGTGGTGTGGAGATCTCAGGGCTCGGCCGACGAGCTGCAGTTTgcggagaacctgcgtctgaaCGAGAGCCAGAGCAGAGCCGCGGGACTGCACGATCTCTACACGGCCCTCAGACATCTTACCTCCAAGTACCAACAGATGGGCCTGAACCAGGAGGAGATGCTCACGCTCAAAGCCATGTCTCTGGCCAACTCAG ACGCAGAGAACGTGGAGGGCGCAGACGCCGTGCAGTGTTTCCAGGACGCGCTCCACGAGGCCCTGCAGGAGTACGAGAGCGGCCAGCGGCCGTCCGAGCCTCATCGCGCCGGGAGGCTCCTCATGACGCTGCCGCTGCTGAGACAGACGGCCCACCGCGCCGTACGCTGCTTCAGCCGGCTGCACACGGAGGGCCACGTCCCCATGCACAAACTCTTCCTGGAGATGCTGGATGCCAAGATCTAG